The following are encoded together in the Sporomusaceae bacterium genome:
- a CDS encoding formate--tetrahydrofolate ligase, protein AAKLGRPTGFTVTVREVRVAAGAGFLVAITGEIMTMPGLPKKPAAEAMDIDNNGKIVGLF, encoded by the coding sequence GCCGCCAAGCTCGGCCGCCCCACCGGGTTCACGGTGACGGTGCGCGAGGTGCGGGTGGCGGCCGGGGCGGGCTTCCTGGTGGCGATCACCGGCGAAATAATGACAATGCCCGGCCTGCCCAAAAAACCGGCCGCCGAGGCGATGGACATCGACAACAACGGCAAGATAGTAGGCCTGTTCTAG
- a CDS encoding OFA family MFS transporter: MGTLLQLALGTVYAWSYFQQPVMAAGGWSNTQAAWAFSLAIFFLGLAAAWGGVNLSKFGPRRLAMAGGALFGLGYLIAAYALHIKSLSLLYAGYGVIGGIGLGLGYVTPVATAAKWFPDKKGLITGMVVMGFGFGALVMAKVVAPILMSVAGGNLVRIFFCIGVAMLAATLTAGYFLVNPPAGFTPKGFAPPPTSAAQSNSHDALTARQCIFSGRFLMMWLVFFFNIVAGIMFIGFQSPLLQDLLKQTMDAAVLSNPQVIAGLAASGATLIAVSSIFNGLGRFFWGGLSDKIGRVQTFRLILGSQLAVFIALMFVESPLVFSILVCYILFCYGGGFGSMPSFVLDVFGQKMMPVVYGAILTAWGCGGIIGPQIVAHMKDNFAIQAAQYTFASASALLLLGFIITFVLSNEKFTLLHNK; encoded by the coding sequence ATGGGGACACTGCTTCAACTCGCGCTTGGCACTGTCTACGCCTGGAGCTACTTCCAGCAGCCGGTCATGGCCGCCGGAGGCTGGTCCAATACCCAGGCGGCCTGGGCGTTCAGCCTGGCTATTTTCTTCCTCGGCCTGGCGGCGGCCTGGGGGGGCGTCAATCTTTCCAAATTCGGGCCGCGCAGGCTTGCCATGGCAGGCGGCGCACTGTTCGGCCTCGGTTACCTGATCGCCGCCTATGCCCTTCATATCAAAAGCCTCTCACTGCTGTACGCCGGCTATGGCGTGATCGGGGGGATCGGACTGGGGCTCGGCTATGTGACGCCGGTGGCGACAGCCGCCAAATGGTTCCCCGACAAAAAGGGCTTGATTACCGGCATGGTGGTGATGGGATTCGGGTTCGGAGCGCTGGTCATGGCCAAGGTTGTGGCCCCTATCCTCATGTCTGTCGCCGGTGGTAATCTTGTCCGGATATTCTTCTGTATCGGCGTCGCCATGCTCGCCGCAACCCTGACGGCCGGCTACTTCCTGGTCAATCCACCGGCGGGTTTCACGCCCAAAGGCTTTGCTCCTCCGCCAACATCGGCCGCGCAAAGTAACTCCCATGATGCTTTAACCGCCAGACAATGCATTTTTTCCGGTAGGTTCCTGATGATGTGGCTGGTATTCTTCTTTAACATCGTCGCCGGCATCATGTTCATCGGCTTCCAGTCGCCGCTGCTGCAAGACCTCCTGAAACAGACCATGGACGCGGCTGTCTTATCCAATCCCCAAGTGATTGCCGGCTTAGCTGCCTCCGGCGCTACCCTGATCGCCGTAAGTTCCATCTTTAACGGCCTCGGCCGTTTTTTCTGGGGCGGATTGTCCGACAAAATTGGCCGTGTTCAGACTTTCCGCCTTATCCTCGGCAGTCAACTGGCCGTTTTCATTGCCCTGATGTTCGTCGAAAGCCCCCTCGTCTTTAGCATACTTGTTTGCTACATCCTCTTCTGCTACGGAGGCGGCTTTGGTTCCATGCCCTCGTTCGTTCTCGACGTTTTTGGCCAGAAAATGATGCCGGTTGTCTACGGCGCCATCCTCACGGCCTGGGGCTGCGGAGGCATAATCGGTCCGCAGATCGTTGCCCATATGAAGGACAATTTCGCCATACAGGCCGCACAGTACACCTTCGCGTCCGCTTCGGCGCTCCTGCTACTCGGCTTCATAATTACCTTTGTTCTGAGCAACGAGAAATTCACCCTGCTGCACAACAAATAA